A single window of Sporosarcina sp. Marseille-Q4943 DNA harbors:
- the dxs gene encoding 1-deoxy-D-xylulose-5-phosphate synthase — protein MDLTKITNPSFLKNLDKEQMTELAKEIRNFLIENLSVTGGHIGPNLGVVELTMMLHKLFDSPKDKIIWDVGHQAYVHKILTGRAGQFGTLRQYKGLSGFPKMSESEHDVWETGHSSTSLSAALGMAAARDMQGDSNHVIPVIGDGALTGGMALEALNHIGHLKTNMIVILNDNEMSIAPNVGALHDVLGKLRTAGKYNSVKDELEYILKKIPAVGGKVAAAAERVKDSLKYLLVSGVFFEELGFTYLGPIDGHDFNDLERNIQYAKKVEGPVLLHVLTKKGKGYRPAEDDKIGTWHGTGPYKIETGAFLKSPTTAPSWSGLVAETVRKIAREDKRVAAITPAMPVGSKLESFAAEFPNRFFDTGIAEQHATTMAAGLATQGMKPFLAIYSTFLQRAYDQMLHDITRQKLNVFIGIDRAGLVGADGETHHGVYDISFLRHMPNLVIMMPKDENEGQHMVKTALEYNDGPIAMRYPRGNGLGVVMDAKLKTIPIGTWEVLREGSDGSILTFGATIPMALDAAETLAKKGIHVKVINARFIKPMDTAMLDQLFSTGKPIVTIEEAALAGGFGSAVIEYAHDVSSNVSISRLGIPDDFIEHGSVDKLLEEIDLTEENVVRTMERAVKGFPKVEREIV, from the coding sequence GTGGATCTCACTAAGATTACAAATCCGTCTTTTTTAAAAAATCTTGATAAAGAACAAATGACGGAATTGGCAAAAGAAATCCGGAATTTTTTAATTGAAAATCTGTCTGTGACAGGTGGTCATATTGGACCGAACTTAGGTGTCGTTGAATTGACAATGATGTTGCATAAGCTTTTCGACAGCCCGAAAGATAAAATCATCTGGGATGTCGGGCACCAAGCCTATGTCCATAAAATTTTGACGGGTCGTGCTGGACAATTCGGCACACTCCGCCAGTATAAGGGCTTAAGCGGCTTCCCAAAAATGTCGGAAAGTGAACATGATGTTTGGGAGACGGGGCACAGCTCAACGTCCCTTTCCGCCGCTTTAGGGATGGCCGCTGCAAGAGATATGCAAGGCGATTCGAACCATGTCATCCCGGTCATCGGCGATGGTGCATTAACGGGCGGTATGGCTTTGGAAGCCTTGAACCATATCGGTCACCTGAAAACGAATATGATTGTCATCTTAAATGACAATGAAATGTCGATTGCTCCAAACGTTGGTGCGCTGCATGATGTTCTAGGCAAGTTAAGGACAGCTGGAAAATACAATAGCGTAAAAGACGAATTGGAATATATACTGAAAAAAATACCGGCAGTCGGTGGAAAAGTGGCGGCAGCCGCTGAGCGGGTGAAGGATAGTTTAAAATATCTGCTTGTTTCTGGCGTGTTTTTCGAAGAGCTCGGATTTACTTATTTAGGTCCGATCGACGGCCACGATTTTAATGATTTGGAACGGAATATCCAGTATGCCAAAAAGGTGGAAGGACCTGTCCTACTTCACGTACTGACGAAAAAAGGAAAAGGGTACAGGCCGGCTGAAGATGATAAGATCGGGACTTGGCATGGAACGGGACCTTATAAGATCGAAACGGGAGCTTTCTTGAAATCCCCAACAACGGCCCCATCGTGGAGCGGGTTAGTTGCTGAAACCGTTAGGAAAATCGCTCGAGAAGACAAAAGGGTTGCTGCCATTACACCAGCTATGCCGGTAGGTTCAAAACTGGAGTCCTTCGCAGCTGAATTCCCAAATCGTTTCTTTGATACAGGAATTGCTGAACAGCATGCTACAACAATGGCAGCTGGTTTGGCTACCCAAGGGATGAAACCGTTTTTGGCGATCTATTCGACATTCCTGCAACGTGCGTATGACCAGATGCTACATGACATTACGAGACAGAAGTTAAATGTATTCATCGGAATCGATCGTGCAGGTCTTGTAGGGGCGGACGGTGAAACCCATCATGGTGTGTACGATATTTCATTCTTACGACATATGCCAAACCTTGTCATTATGATGCCGAAAGATGAAAACGAAGGTCAGCATATGGTAAAGACTGCATTGGAATACAATGATGGTCCTATCGCCATGAGGTACCCGCGAGGAAATGGTCTTGGCGTAGTGATGGATGCGAAGTTGAAAACGATTCCTATTGGCACATGGGAAGTATTGCGTGAAGGCTCGGACGGTTCGATTTTGACATTCGGAGCGACCATTCCAATGGCATTGGATGCGGCTGAAACGCTTGCGAAGAAAGGCATTCATGTAAAAGTGATAAACGCAAGGTTCATCAAACCTATGGATACAGCTATGCTCGACCAGCTATTTAGCACTGGAAAACCGATAGTAACGATAGAAGAAGCGGCATTGGCTGGCGGGTTCGGCAGTGCTGTCATAGAATATGCACATGACGTCTCTTCAAATGTTTCCATTAGTCGTCTCGGGATTCCAGATGATTTCATCGAGCATGGAAGTGTAGATAAGTTGCTTGAGGAAATTGATTTGACTGAAGAGAATGTAGTGAGGACGATGGAGCGAGCGGTTAAAGGATTCCCCAAGGTTGAAAGGGAGATCGTATGA